Proteins encoded within one genomic window of Eurosta solidaginis isolate ZX-2024a chromosome 1, ASM4086904v1, whole genome shotgun sequence:
- the LOC137238297 gene encoding vitellogenin-A2 gives MTAHEQPISYLDSILNEEESRCEYSHQWRNFTISRSGRFKSKNRKRDAVDGKLFDAGNTPNMKSSPSKSSLSSSTAITGHSRVMASATMNPHFKHQEPDKNVNRQPSAMSNKLFATQPMSSATTSSRNSTMREKTESYKSYYETNL, from the exons ATGACGGCGCATGAACAACCGATTAGCTACTTGGACAGCATCCTGAACGAGGAGGAATCACGTTGTGAATACAGTCATCAATGGCGCAATTTCACAATCTCACGTTCGGGTCGTTTCAAGTCGAAAAATCGTAAACGCGACGCTGTTGATGGTAAACTTTTCGATGCAGGCAATACACCCAATATGAAATCGTCGCCATCCAAGTCGTCGTTGTCGTCGTCTACTGCCATTACGGGTCATAGTCGTGTCATGGCGTCTGCCACCATGAATCCACATTTTAAGCATCAGGAGCCAGATAAG aatgTGAATCGTCAACCGTCAGCTATGTCAAACAAATTATTTGCTACACAGCCTATGTCATCAGCCACCACAAGCTCAAGAAATTCGACAATGCGCGAAAAGACAGAATCCTATAAAAGTTACTATGAAACGAATTTATAG